In a single window of the Anaplasma platys genome:
- the rpmA gene encoding 50S ribosomal protein L27, with amino-acid sequence MATKKSGGSTCNGRDSRGRRLGVKKFGSEVVVPGNIIIRQRGTKYHPGKNVGMGKDHTIFSKISGVVSFRKRAGGKVFVGHSSG; translated from the coding sequence GTGGCTACTAAAAAGTCCGGTGGTAGTACCTGTAACGGTAGAGACTCGAGAGGTAGAAGGCTAGGAGTCAAGAAGTTTGGGAGTGAGGTTGTCGTTCCTGGAAATATCATAATTCGCCAACGTGGAACTAAGTATCATCCTGGCAAGAATGTGGGGATGGGGAAGGATCACACGATATTTTCTAAGATTTCTGGGGTTGTTTCCTTTAGAAAGAGAGCTGGTGGAAAGGTTTTCGTAGGACATTCTTCCGGCTGA
- the nuoH gene encoding NADH-quinone oxidoreductase subunit NuoH gives MSILHSLFSWIASSGMLLIGMISLMVGVLVCVAYLVYMERKVIAFMQLRHGPSVVGPLGLLQPFADALKLLTKECIIPLQSRGIAFFFAPIITFALALAGWAVIPLGASEVVIDGASVMMPHVIANLNLGVLYVLAISSLEVYGVIMAGWASGSNYAFLGAIRSASQMISYEMSMGLVVLSVAISTGSLKLADIVVARHAMPYWVDVLLLPMAIVFFISILAETNRHPFDLPEAESELVSGYNVEYSSMSFAMFFLGEYANMILVSAMMVIFFLGGWYPPLDIKVLYYIPGFVWFFIKIFFLLFCFIWVRATIPRYRYDQLMRIGWKVLLPFSFVWVMVVSGVLLYFDALPRFHH, from the coding sequence ATGAGCATTCTGCACAGCCTGTTCTCATGGATAGCATCATCTGGGATGTTACTGATTGGTATGATATCCCTTATGGTAGGTGTCTTGGTGTGTGTTGCGTACCTTGTATACATGGAGCGGAAGGTAATTGCGTTCATGCAGTTAAGACATGGGCCCAGCGTAGTTGGCCCTCTAGGTTTACTGCAACCCTTTGCTGATGCGCTGAAACTCTTAACCAAGGAGTGCATAATTCCCCTTCAATCCAGGGGGATAGCTTTCTTTTTTGCTCCCATAATTACTTTTGCGCTCGCTCTAGCAGGTTGGGCTGTGATACCTCTCGGGGCAAGCGAAGTAGTCATTGATGGGGCATCTGTTATGATGCCACATGTTATTGCTAATCTTAATCTAGGTGTCCTGTATGTATTGGCTATATCGTCGCTCGAAGTATATGGCGTTATCATGGCGGGATGGGCTAGCGGTTCAAATTATGCCTTTCTAGGCGCTATTAGATCAGCATCTCAGATGATATCTTATGAAATGTCAATGGGGCTAGTGGTCTTGTCTGTGGCTATTTCCACGGGTTCATTGAAATTAGCGGATATTGTGGTTGCAAGGCATGCAATGCCATATTGGGTGGACGTATTACTGTTACCAATGGCAATTGTGTTCTTTATTTCTATATTAGCAGAAACAAATCGTCATCCCTTTGACCTTCCTGAAGCGGAGTCTGAACTTGTATCAGGATACAATGTTGAGTACTCCTCAATGTCATTTGCGATGTTTTTCCTTGGGGAATATGCAAATATGATCCTTGTGAGCGCCATGATGGTGATATTTTTTCTCGGCGGTTGGTATCCACCTTTGGATATCAAGGTTTTATATTACATACCGGGATTTGTTTGGTTCTTTATCAAGATTTTCTTCTTGTTATTCTGTTTTATATGGGTAAGGGCGACGATTCCCCGGTACCGGTATGATCAGCTGATGAGGATTGGATGGAAAGTACTACTTCCATTCTCTTTCGTCTGGGTTATGGTAGTTTCCGGCGTCCTTTTGTATTTTGATGCTTTACCGCGCTTCCACCATTAG
- the gyrB gene encoding DNA topoisomerase (ATP-hydrolyzing) subunit B, protein MSSYNASSITVLRGLDAVKKRPGMYIGDTDDGSGLHHMAYEVIDNAIDEALAGFCNKIDIEINADGSISVTDNGRGIPIDIHDEEGVSAAEVIMTQLHAGGKFDHNSYKVSGGLHGVGVSVVNALSTWLELVIWKDGKEYFIRFEDGKAVEPLKMIKGGCRKNGTKVSFMPSSDIFSFTEFSYSTLENRIRELSFLNSNVMITLKDLRESPVQESRFGDASADSCGGVEAFVMYLDRNKTQVTPVIVLKGIVSGYDISVEVAMSWNDSYYENMLCFTNNIRQREGGTHLAGFRSALTRCVNNYATNEGCLKKAKVSIIGEDVREGLTCVLSIKMPDPRFSSQTKDKLVSSDARVVVEGIVFDKLASIFETNPKLAMSVVERVIRASKGREAARRAREVIKNRGALDFTAMPGKLADCQEKAPELSELFIVEGNSAGGSAKQGRDRRCQAVLSLRGKILNVERVGLDRTLSSSEIASLITAIGSNIGIGSFDLSKVRYHKIIIMTDADVDGSHIRTLLLTFFFRYMREIIDAGYLYIAQPPLYKLTKHKKDTYIKNDEALSDYIVGNATRNLVLSGNSECSGSDLQTVLRKCVRIANITKSYSRIVPQEVYEALLVRHKRLGEASPADMAAYLNKVFSEYEWNIELSDDGKMQILRLSQGMVDRYLLDADFVHSRDAQNVLAALDGMQGMFTEDTVLTAKDYKVRVSSPCALASSLVEFGRKDMALQRFKGLGEMNADQLWDTTLNPQTRTLLRVKISDAEAADAIFSVLMGDFVEPRRDFINDNALKVQNIDS, encoded by the coding sequence ATGAGTAGTTATAACGCTAGCTCCATAACTGTTTTGAGGGGACTTGATGCGGTTAAGAAGCGTCCTGGTATGTATATCGGCGACACTGATGACGGCTCGGGGCTGCATCACATGGCGTATGAGGTCATTGATAATGCTATTGATGAAGCGCTTGCCGGTTTTTGTAACAAAATAGATATTGAGATCAATGCCGATGGTTCAATTTCTGTGACTGACAATGGTCGGGGCATTCCTATAGATATTCATGACGAAGAAGGAGTGTCAGCAGCTGAGGTAATAATGACACAGTTGCATGCAGGAGGAAAATTTGACCATAACAGTTATAAGGTTTCCGGGGGTTTGCACGGAGTTGGTGTTTCCGTAGTTAATGCGCTTTCTACTTGGTTAGAACTGGTTATATGGAAGGATGGAAAGGAATACTTCATTAGATTCGAAGATGGTAAGGCAGTTGAGCCCTTAAAGATGATCAAAGGAGGGTGTCGCAAAAATGGAACTAAGGTAAGCTTCATGCCATCAAGTGATATCTTTTCTTTCACTGAATTCAGCTATTCTACTCTTGAAAATAGAATCAGGGAGCTTTCTTTTCTGAATTCTAATGTGATGATCACTTTGAAGGATTTACGTGAATCCCCCGTGCAGGAGTCACGTTTCGGTGATGCATCTGCAGATTCCTGTGGTGGCGTTGAAGCGTTTGTTATGTATCTAGATCGTAATAAGACGCAGGTGACGCCTGTTATAGTCTTGAAAGGGATCGTGAGTGGGTATGATATTTCTGTGGAAGTAGCTATGTCTTGGAATGATTCTTATTACGAGAACATGCTATGTTTTACAAATAACATTCGTCAGCGCGAGGGAGGAACGCATCTTGCGGGTTTCCGTTCTGCTCTTACTAGGTGCGTGAACAATTATGCAACAAATGAGGGTTGTCTGAAAAAGGCAAAGGTTTCGATAATCGGAGAAGATGTCAGGGAAGGGCTTACCTGCGTTTTGTCGATAAAAATGCCAGATCCGCGGTTTTCGTCGCAGACTAAAGACAAACTGGTTAGCTCCGATGCCCGGGTAGTAGTAGAAGGTATAGTTTTTGATAAGCTAGCATCTATCTTTGAGACCAACCCCAAGCTTGCTATGAGCGTTGTGGAGAGGGTTATTAGGGCTTCAAAGGGCCGGGAAGCAGCAAGAAGGGCTCGTGAAGTAATTAAGAACAGGGGAGCTCTTGATTTTACTGCTATGCCTGGAAAATTGGCAGATTGTCAGGAAAAAGCACCTGAGCTTTCAGAACTTTTTATTGTTGAAGGAAATTCTGCTGGTGGTTCCGCCAAACAGGGTAGGGATCGTCGATGCCAAGCTGTGTTGTCACTGAGGGGTAAGATCCTCAATGTTGAAAGAGTGGGTCTCGACAGGACTTTATCTTCCAGTGAGATTGCATCCCTGATTACGGCGATAGGAAGTAACATTGGCATAGGGAGCTTTGATCTCTCTAAAGTTCGCTATCATAAGATAATTATTATGACGGATGCAGACGTCGATGGGTCGCACATTAGGACCTTACTCTTAACCTTTTTCTTTAGGTATATGAGAGAGATCATAGATGCTGGCTATTTGTATATAGCGCAGCCACCTCTTTATAAACTTACTAAGCACAAGAAGGATACGTACATCAAGAATGATGAGGCGCTTAGTGATTACATAGTTGGGAATGCTACTAGAAATCTAGTGCTTAGTGGTAATAGTGAGTGCTCGGGAAGCGATCTTCAGACTGTTCTAAGGAAGTGTGTGCGCATTGCCAACATCACTAAATCATACTCTAGAATAGTTCCTCAAGAGGTTTATGAGGCATTGTTGGTGCGACATAAGCGGCTTGGTGAGGCTTCTCCTGCTGATATGGCAGCTTACTTAAATAAGGTGTTCTCTGAATACGAGTGGAATATTGAATTGTCTGACGATGGGAAGATGCAGATTCTGCGGTTGTCTCAGGGTATGGTAGACAGGTATTTGCTAGATGCTGATTTTGTGCATTCTAGAGATGCGCAGAATGTTTTAGCCGCTCTAGACGGAATGCAGGGTATGTTTACTGAAGATACGGTGTTGACTGCGAAGGATTATAAGGTGCGGGTTTCTTCTCCCTGTGCTTTGGCAAGTAGCCTTGTCGAATTTGGGCGCAAGGACATGGCGTTGCAGAGATTCAAGGGTCTGGGAGAGATGAATGCAGATCAGCTATGGGATACTACTCTTAATCCCCAGACTAGGACTCTCCTTCGCGTTAAGATATCTGATGCCGAAGCTGCAGATGCGATCTTTTCGGTATTGATGGGGGATTTTGTAGAGCCTAGGCGCGATTTCATCAACGATAATGCTCTAAAGGTGCAGAACATAGACTCCTGA
- the nuoG gene encoding NADH-quinone oxidoreductase subunit NuoG, whose protein sequence is MEVTVNSVAVNIDEGMTVLQACESAGVEIPRFCYHERLAIAGNCRMCLVEVVGQPKLVASCAMPASKDMVINTDSERVRRARKGVLELLLVNHPLDCPICDQGGECDLQDQVFAYGCGIGRYDESKRAVKRKNFGPLIENSMNRCIHCTRCVRFLSDVAGTYEFGTFGRGEKIEIDSCISEGVASELSGNIIDLCPVGALTSKPYMFKARPWELFHCDTIDVFDAVGCSIRVDCRGLDVMRVLPRLNEDINEEWISDKTRFACDGLALQRLDAPCIKREGKIVEVSWEYALSIAAEKLKTAGKGKVAAIAGDMADCESMFLLKKLLITLESAVMDCRQDGAKLTADSRALYLFNTSISGIASADMCLLINADLRYDAPIINARVRKQYLERGLSIASIGCNFSYNYAVDYLGDDIALLKEIYGGKHRISNALAAAENPMVIIGQDALVHELGYDILLQAAMIAEKFGLVRDDWNGFNVLHKVAARVGGLDIGFLPHDPVKIGVSEILKSSENGEIQVLYLLGADEVDIAAVKEKNPNLFVIYQGHHADMGAHSADLVLPGVAYTEKRATYVNTEGRVQRTELAVRSPGDSKEDWTIISTIAGRLGMMWRYETVFDLWKDLANLGPQFREENIGSLVEATWSIPSGGKKAPLPKGKFVSAEKNFYMTDPISRASPTMAKCTKFFHAHSHLV, encoded by the coding sequence ATGGAAGTTACTGTCAATTCCGTAGCTGTAAATATAGATGAGGGTATGACGGTTCTTCAGGCTTGTGAGAGTGCCGGTGTGGAGATACCCAGGTTTTGTTATCATGAACGCTTAGCTATAGCCGGAAATTGCAGGATGTGTCTGGTGGAGGTTGTAGGACAACCGAAATTAGTGGCGTCGTGCGCCATGCCTGCATCTAAGGATATGGTCATAAACACGGATTCTGAAAGAGTGAGGAGAGCGCGTAAGGGTGTTCTTGAGCTTTTATTGGTGAATCACCCGTTGGATTGTCCTATTTGTGATCAAGGTGGTGAATGCGATCTGCAAGATCAGGTATTTGCTTACGGTTGTGGGATAGGAAGGTACGATGAGAGTAAGAGGGCTGTAAAACGCAAAAATTTTGGCCCATTAATAGAAAACTCTATGAACCGTTGTATACACTGCACTCGGTGTGTGAGATTTCTTTCTGATGTTGCTGGCACTTATGAATTTGGCACTTTTGGGCGCGGAGAGAAAATAGAGATAGATTCGTGTATTAGTGAAGGGGTAGCATCTGAGCTATCTGGTAATATCATAGACCTTTGTCCTGTTGGGGCGTTAACTTCCAAGCCTTATATGTTTAAAGCAAGACCTTGGGAGCTCTTTCATTGCGATACAATCGATGTGTTTGATGCAGTGGGATGTAGCATCAGAGTTGATTGCCGGGGGCTAGATGTGATGCGGGTCCTACCTCGCTTAAATGAAGATATAAATGAAGAGTGGATCTCGGATAAGACTAGATTTGCTTGTGATGGATTAGCTCTGCAGAGGCTAGATGCTCCTTGTATTAAGAGAGAAGGCAAGATTGTTGAAGTAAGTTGGGAATATGCGCTTTCTATAGCGGCAGAGAAACTGAAAACTGCAGGAAAAGGTAAGGTTGCTGCGATTGCTGGAGATATGGCAGATTGTGAGTCAATGTTTCTGCTGAAGAAATTGCTCATAACTTTGGAAAGTGCAGTAATGGATTGTAGACAGGATGGTGCCAAGTTAACCGCAGATAGCAGGGCACTGTACTTGTTTAATACTTCAATATCTGGGATAGCGTCAGCTGATATGTGTCTGCTAATCAACGCGGATTTAAGGTACGATGCTCCCATAATCAATGCCAGGGTGCGTAAGCAGTATCTAGAGCGGGGCTTGTCTATAGCATCTATCGGATGCAACTTCAGCTATAACTATGCGGTTGATTATCTGGGTGATGACATAGCTCTACTGAAGGAGATATATGGTGGAAAACACAGGATTAGCAATGCTCTTGCCGCGGCAGAAAATCCAATGGTCATTATAGGGCAAGATGCCCTTGTTCATGAATTGGGGTATGATATTTTGTTGCAGGCCGCGATGATCGCAGAGAAATTTGGTTTAGTGCGCGATGATTGGAACGGATTCAATGTTCTTCATAAGGTTGCTGCTCGTGTGGGGGGATTAGATATAGGCTTTTTACCGCATGATCCAGTGAAGATTGGAGTTTCTGAGATTTTAAAAAGCTCAGAGAATGGTGAAATACAAGTGCTTTATTTATTGGGGGCAGACGAGGTTGATATCGCTGCTGTAAAAGAGAAAAATCCGAATCTTTTTGTTATATATCAGGGGCATCACGCTGACATGGGTGCTCACTCAGCTGATTTAGTGCTTCCTGGTGTCGCGTATACAGAAAAACGTGCAACCTATGTAAATACGGAAGGGAGAGTTCAGAGAACGGAACTTGCGGTTCGTTCTCCGGGTGATTCAAAGGAGGATTGGACTATAATCAGCACGATAGCAGGGCGTTTGGGAATGATGTGGAGATATGAGACCGTTTTTGACCTTTGGAAGGATCTGGCCAATTTGGGTCCACAATTCAGGGAAGAAAATATAGGTAGTTTAGTGGAAGCGACTTGGTCTATTCCAAGTGGAGGGAAGAAGGCTCCATTGCCCAAAGGGAAGTTTGTTTCTGCTGAAAAAAACTTTTATATGACTGACCCCATAAGTAGGGCTTCCCCCACAATGGCCAAGTGTACCAAATTTTTTCACGCTCACAGCCACTTAGTATGA
- the rplU gene encoding 50S ribosomal protein L21 produces MFAVVETGGKQYKVKEQDVIKVELLKAAVGDKVSLKSLATFDDGGNVKFSSDSGGVSAEVVSHFRADKIIVFKKRRRKNYRRKNGHRQNMTVLRVVEVR; encoded by the coding sequence ATGTTCGCTGTCGTTGAGACTGGTGGAAAGCAGTACAAGGTTAAGGAACAGGATGTGATAAAGGTTGAGCTCCTAAAGGCTGCGGTGGGTGATAAGGTTTCCCTGAAGAGTCTTGCTACTTTTGACGATGGGGGTAATGTTAAGTTCTCATCTGATAGTGGAGGGGTTTCGGCAGAAGTTGTGTCTCATTTTAGAGCCGATAAGATTATCGTGTTTAAAAAGCGGCGCCGTAAGAACTACAGGCGTAAAAATGGACATAGACAGAATATGACGGTTTTGCGTGTAGTAGAAGTGAGGTAG